In bacterium, a single window of DNA contains:
- a CDS encoding DinB family protein: MQWKEMLRLELESAYRTTEGLMDMTEGCDLEWKPSAANNWMTTGQLLLHLTNSCGAGMHGFATGDWGLPEGVDLANIPPEEMLPPAEKLPSIGSVKEAKAKLAEDKALAVRTLDGCSEEQLVNQIAPACWDELQYVLGHRFLQMVHHLNLHKAQLFYYLKLQGRPVNTMHLWG, encoded by the coding sequence ATGCAGTGGAAAGAAATGCTTCGCCTGGAGCTGGAAAGCGCCTACCGCACCACCGAGGGGCTGATGGACATGACCGAGGGCTGCGATCTGGAGTGGAAGCCCTCTGCGGCCAACAACTGGATGACCACGGGCCAGTTGCTGCTGCACCTGACCAATAGTTGCGGGGCCGGAATGCACGGGTTCGCCACCGGCGATTGGGGGCTGCCCGAGGGTGTGGACCTGGCCAATATCCCGCCCGAGGAGATGTTGCCCCCGGCGGAAAAGCTGCCCTCGATCGGCAGCGTGAAAGAGGCGAAAGCGAAGCTGGCTGAGGACAAAGCCCTGGCGGTCAGGACACTGGACGGCTGCAGTGAGGAGCAGCTTGTCAACCAGATCGCGCCGGCGTGCTGGGATGAGCTTCAGTATGTGCTGGGCCACCGTTTCCTGCAGATGGTGCATCACTTGAACCTGCACAAGGCCCAGTTGTTCTACTACCTGAAATTGCAGGGCCGTCCGGTCAACACCATGCACCTTTGGGGCTGA